TCTTGTTCCAATATCAGTCGCAATATTGCCCAATAAATAAAGGCAGCGAATCCGCCACCCAAAACAGGAGAAATAATCCAGCTAGCAGCAAGAGTGGCCATGGTTGGCCAGTTTACAATACTTACCCCTGCGGCAGCCATGCCCGCGCCCATCACCGCACCCACAATAGAATGGGTGGTCGAAACCGGCGCGCCAACCATGGTGGCAAGATTAATCCACAACGCCCCTGCCAAAAGCGCTGAGAGCATTAAAAATATAAATACCTGTTCATCCGCAAGCATCGCGGGGTTGATAATGCCTTTAGAGATAGTTTTGACAACACTTCCGCCAGCAATAAACGCCCCTGCGGCCTCGAAGACGCCTGCAATAATCAGCGCACCGGCCAGCGTCAAAGCTTTGGATCCTACAGCGGGAGCTACGTTATTTGCCACATCATTAGCGCCAATATTTAGCGCCATATAGCCACCAAATACCGCAGAAACCACCAGAATAAGGCTATATTCCATCTGATCAGACATCAAATGAATCACAAACGCAACCACCAGCAAAAAGCCTACGGCAATAGCTACCGGAAGGCGGGTGGTGTTACCAAAAAAGAATTCTGGACTAGTTTTTTTCGGGGGGATATTTGCATTTTCAATGGGCATAGGTGTTACAGCCAACCATCTAATGAATGTCACGCGCCTTGTAGTCTATTTTTTGCATTGCAGCAAGTTATTTATTCGGTGCTTTAAACTAAACAATCAATAGCCCTACCATTACAAAGATTATTAATCCTACAAATGGTGAGCCTTCAAACACAGCTACTCCAACAAATAGCATCATTGCCAGAATACTTGCCTGAACAGAAAATTCACGCGCTAAGGGCTTTGCCAAAGAAAACAATGCCGCTGCCAGTAACGCAACAGCGCCATATTGCATTAGCACTAATAATTTTTTAATCACGGGATGGTCTTTATGGCTCATAATCAGCGTATAAAATAGTGCCGCAAGCAAAACTCCCGGCAGCGTCACGCCTATTATGCTGACAACCAGCCCCGGAACACCCGCCACTTTC
The sequence above is a segment of the Alphaproteobacteria bacterium genome. Coding sequences within it:
- a CDS encoding inorganic phosphate transporter, which produces MTFIRWLAVTPMPIENANIPPKKTSPEFFFGNTTRLPVAIAVGFLLVVAFVIHLMSDQMEYSLILVVSAVFGGYMALNIGANDVANNVAPAVGSKALTLAGALIIAGVFEAAGAFIAGGSVVKTISKGIINPAMLADEQVFIFLMLSALLAGALWINLATMVGAPVSTTHSIVGAVMGAGMAAAGVSIVNWPTMATLAASWIISPVLGGGFAAFIYWAILRLILEQ
- a CDS encoding chromate transporter, with the translated sequence MNTLWQLLVSFGQIGIFSLGGGHSMLKLIEDEIVHQRGWLSLDEYATLVGTTFLFPGLTAMKVSGLIGLKVAGVPGLVVSIIGVTLPGVLLAALFYTLIMSHKDHPVIKKLLVLMQYGAVALLAAALFSLAKPLAREFSVQASILAMMLFVGVAVFEGSPFVGLIIFVMVGLLIV